A genomic segment from Branchiostoma floridae strain S238N-H82 chromosome 7, Bfl_VNyyK, whole genome shotgun sequence encodes:
- the LOC118418863 gene encoding glutamate receptor 3.6-like isoform X2: protein MPRVSSPGLVMPRVTSSVLTSLLNFFLLFASVQERSSAVLVPSEVRIGALYDGESPTDRTAVRLAVEFVNNRTDILPATRIRIVEGTVVMLANLDSVLTVCHQAEKGVATFVGPGSSSSVKTTQLVSAGLAIPQIAPIATDPMLDNSEKYPYLLRMSAPDTVQSRVLVDLVNEFGWQQMSILVSRDDYGTHGLMEFKTLASQRGWLIRTVQQFQPRENPAQIDVLLQLKAIKQAGARIILLNCGGLLGMEVLRKASTMGMTGGGWVWIVTDGIASISDFGREVPDELVGVLGTRPVGTSGDLYTSFRQFWRAADPILYPGAGRVKIEARAAKYADAILTFAYAFQQVIKDGFYRPETPLFCEGNVSWKWSNGPAMLEYLKKVDEPGISQRLRFTSSRIPREPLFDIVNLRKHGWQTVGRWDEARGLSMPTRNVTFMGMAEPVPEDYRTDLRNRTLKVR from the exons ATGCCCCGCGTCTCCAGCCCCGGTCTTGTCATGCCCCGTGTCACCAGCTCCGTTCTTACCTCTCTCCTCAACTTCTTCCTTCTGTTCGCCTCGGTGCAGGAGAGAAGTTCTGCCGTTCTTGTGCCTTCAGAAGTCCGAATCG GTGCATTGTACGACGGGGAGAGCCCCACGGACCGAACGGCTGTCCGCCTAGCGGTGGAGTTCGTGAACAACAGGACCGACATCTTACCTGCGACCAGGATCCGGATCGTGGAGGGAACCGTGGTGATGTTAGCTAACCTGGACAGCGTACTCACAG TCTGCCATCAAGCTGAAAAAGGTGTTGCAACGTTCGTCGGGCCCGGGAGTTCCAGCTCGGTCAAAACCACGCAGCTAGTCTCGGCGGGTCTCGCGATACCTCAGATCGCGCCCATCGCCACCGACCCGATGTTGGACAACTCCGAGAAGTACCCGTACCTGCTGCGCATGTCCGCGCCCGACACCGTGCAGAGCCGCGTGCTGGTGGACCTGGTTAACGAGTTCGGCTGGCAGCAGATGAGCATCCTGGTCTCACGGGACGACTATG GTACGCACGGACTGATGGAGTTCAAGACGTTGGCCAGTCAGCGGGGATGGCTCATCCGCACCGTGCAGCAGTTCCAGCCCAGGGAGAACCCCGCACAGATAGACGTGCTGCTGCAGCTCAAGGCCATCAAACAGGCAG GAGCGAGGATCATCCTGCTGAACTGTGGCGGGTTGCTGGGCATGGAGGTGCTGAGGAAGGCCTCCACCATGGGCATGACGGGAGGCGGCTGGGTCTGGATCGTCACCGACGGGATCGCCAGCATT TCGGACTTTGGTAGGGAGGTACCGGACGAGCTGGTGGGTGTCCTGGGGACGAGACCTGTAGGTACCAGCGGTGACCTGTACACGTCATTCAGACAGTTCTGGCGGGCCGCGGATCCCATCTTGTACCCAGGGGCCGGTAGGGTGAAGATTGAG GCCAGGGCTGCCAAGTACGCCGACGCCATTCTCACCTTCGCCTACGCCTTTCAACAAGTCATCAAGGACGGGTTCTACCGCCCCGAGACGCCGCTCTTCTGCGAGGGGAACGTCTCCTGGAAGTGGAGCAACGGGCCCGCCATGCTGGAGTACCTCAAGAAG GTAGACGAGCCCGGCATCTCCCAGCGGCTCCGCTTCACGTCCAGCAGGATCCCGCGGGAACCGCTGTTCGACATCGTCAACCTGAGGAAACACGGCTGGCAGACG GTTGGGAGGTGGGACGAGGCGCGCGGCTTGAGCATGCCGACTCGGAACGTGACGTTCATGGGGATGGCGGAGCCGGTCCCAGAGGACTACCGGACGGACCTGCGCAACAGAACACTGAAGGTCAGGTAA
- the LOC118418783 gene encoding glutamate receptor 2-like, producing MSSVSAAGFCVDLLDWMSQGMGFRYDLYHVADNNWGAKDPITGKWNGVVADVAYKKADMVVASITIRADREEVVDFTTPYIDVGLTFVMSKVGRKEISLFNFFGPLEKRLWLLIAITTVAVGVFLSIVNKLSPYSCRPVAVTRPGQDNHEREPSLKQNEKTGKDDDDDDGNDSDDDENDQTKITLGDWIWNSFCTLFQQGPEEYPKSAAGRFTAGVWWLVILILIATYTANLAAHLTIGRLQETIGSVEDLAKQTEIAYGTVLSSGPHSFFLQSTIETFQKMARYMSTHDVMVATSEEGIARARRGHYAFVWDSGILDYVTKTPPCDLKTVGRLFSKTGYGFALQKNSPYTKEFTEKILWARESGKLEELFNKWTGGSECAREDAKLSTIVIGLDHMLGVFVLVYGAMAISLVVLTLEWILVCVGDVDKKSAKKPQTMPEAFLGRFKSLKQKLFGDADPLARFRLPQRRRTPVPAKEEYECNTQATS from the exons ATGTCCTCCGTCTCGGCTGCAGGTTTCTGCGTGGACCTTCTGGACTGGATGTCTCAGGGCATGGGGTTCAGGTATGACCTGTATCACGTGGCCGACAACAACTGGGGCGCCAAGGACCCGATCACAGGGAAATGGAACGGGGTGGTCGCTGACGTGGCCTACAAG AAAGCCGACATGGTGGTAGCGTCCATCACCATACGGGCAGACCGGGAGGAGGTTGTTGACTTCACCACGCCTTATATCGACGTGGGGCTCACCTTCGTCATGAGTAAGGTGGGGCGGAAGGAGATCTCACTCTTCAACTTCTTCGGACCACTGGAGAAAAG GTTGTGGCTGCTGATCGCCATCACCACGGTAGCTGTGGGCGTCTTCCTGTCTATCGTCAACAAACTCAGCCCCTACAGCTGCCGACCTGTCGCCGTCACACGGCCGGGACAGGACAACCACGAGAG AGAGCCGTCTTTGAAACAGAATGAGAAGACAgggaaagatgatgatgatgacgatggtaATGAttcagatgatgatgagaatgaCCAGACGAAGATCACGTTAGGAGACTGGATCTGGAACTCTTTCTGCACGCTGTTCCAACAGGGCCCGGAGGAGTACCCCAAGTCTGCAGCAG GCCGGTTTACGGCAGGTGTGTGGTGGCTGGTGATCCTGATCCTGATCGCCACCTACACGGCTAACCTGGCCGCACACCTCACCATCGGCAGGCTGCAGGAGACCATCGGCAGTGTGGAGGACCTGGCCAAACAG ACGGAGATCGCCTATGGAACTGTTCTGTCTTCGGGTCCTCACAGCTTCTTCCTACAGTCCACCATAGAGACCTTTCAGAAGATGGCGCGTTACATGTCAACACATGACGTCATGGTAGCTACGTCAGAGGAGGGGATAGCGCGTGCGCGCAGGGGACACTACGCCTTCGTCTGGGACAGTGGGATACTTGACTATGTG ACAAAAACGCCACCATGCGACTTGAAGACAGTCGGCAGACTGTTTTCCAAGACGGGGTACGGTTTTGCCCTGCAGAAGAACTCCCCCTACACGAAAGAGTTCACGGAAAAGATACTTTGGGCACGCGAGTCGGGAAAACTGGAAGAGCTTTTCAACAAGTG GACTGGCGGTTCGGAGTGCGCCCGAGAGGACGCGAAGCTGAGTACGATAGTGATCGGGCTGGACCACATGCTGGGCGTGTTCGTGCTGGTGTACGGCGCCATGGCCATCAGCCTGGTGGTGCTGACGCTGGAGTGGATCCTCGTCTGTGTGGGCGACGTGGACAAGAAAAGTGCAAAG AAACCCCAGACAATGCCAGAGGCTTTCCTTGGAAGGTTCAAGAGTCTGAAGCAGAAGCTGTTCGGAGACGCCGACCCCCTGGCCAGATTCCGGCTTCCTCAGAGGAGAAGAACTCCCGTCCCTGCCAAAGAGGAATACGAGTGTAACACGCAGGCTACATCGTGA
- the LOC118418863 gene encoding glutamate receptor 3.6-like isoform X1 yields the protein MPRVSSPGLVMPRVTSSVLTSLLNFFLLFASVQERSSAVLVPSEVRIGALYDGESPTDRTAVRLAVEFVNNRTDILPATRIRIVEGTVVMLANLDSVLTVCHQAEKGVATFVGPGSSSSVKTTQLVSAGLAIPQIAPIATDPMLDNSEKYPYLLRMSAPDTVQSRVLVDLVNEFGWQQMSILVSRDDYGTHGLMEFKTLASQRGWLIRTVQQFQPRENPAQIDVLLQLKAIKQAGARIILLNCGGLLGMEVLRKASTMGMTGGGWVWIVTDGIASISIGETKVKSDFGREVPDELVGVLGTRPVGTSGDLYTSFRQFWRAADPILYPGAGRVKIEARAAKYADAILTFAYAFQQVIKDGFYRPETPLFCEGNVSWKWSNGPAMLEYLKKVDEPGISQRLRFTSSRIPREPLFDIVNLRKHGWQTVGRWDEARGLSMPTRNVTFMGMAEPVPEDYRTDLRNRTLKVR from the exons ATGCCCCGCGTCTCCAGCCCCGGTCTTGTCATGCCCCGTGTCACCAGCTCCGTTCTTACCTCTCTCCTCAACTTCTTCCTTCTGTTCGCCTCGGTGCAGGAGAGAAGTTCTGCCGTTCTTGTGCCTTCAGAAGTCCGAATCG GTGCATTGTACGACGGGGAGAGCCCCACGGACCGAACGGCTGTCCGCCTAGCGGTGGAGTTCGTGAACAACAGGACCGACATCTTACCTGCGACCAGGATCCGGATCGTGGAGGGAACCGTGGTGATGTTAGCTAACCTGGACAGCGTACTCACAG TCTGCCATCAAGCTGAAAAAGGTGTTGCAACGTTCGTCGGGCCCGGGAGTTCCAGCTCGGTCAAAACCACGCAGCTAGTCTCGGCGGGTCTCGCGATACCTCAGATCGCGCCCATCGCCACCGACCCGATGTTGGACAACTCCGAGAAGTACCCGTACCTGCTGCGCATGTCCGCGCCCGACACCGTGCAGAGCCGCGTGCTGGTGGACCTGGTTAACGAGTTCGGCTGGCAGCAGATGAGCATCCTGGTCTCACGGGACGACTATG GTACGCACGGACTGATGGAGTTCAAGACGTTGGCCAGTCAGCGGGGATGGCTCATCCGCACCGTGCAGCAGTTCCAGCCCAGGGAGAACCCCGCACAGATAGACGTGCTGCTGCAGCTCAAGGCCATCAAACAGGCAG GAGCGAGGATCATCCTGCTGAACTGTGGCGGGTTGCTGGGCATGGAGGTGCTGAGGAAGGCCTCCACCATGGGCATGACGGGAGGCGGCTGGGTCTGGATCGTCACCGACGGGATCGCCAGCATT TCCATTGGAGAGACGAAGGTGAAG TCGGACTTTGGTAGGGAGGTACCGGACGAGCTGGTGGGTGTCCTGGGGACGAGACCTGTAGGTACCAGCGGTGACCTGTACACGTCATTCAGACAGTTCTGGCGGGCCGCGGATCCCATCTTGTACCCAGGGGCCGGTAGGGTGAAGATTGAG GCCAGGGCTGCCAAGTACGCCGACGCCATTCTCACCTTCGCCTACGCCTTTCAACAAGTCATCAAGGACGGGTTCTACCGCCCCGAGACGCCGCTCTTCTGCGAGGGGAACGTCTCCTGGAAGTGGAGCAACGGGCCCGCCATGCTGGAGTACCTCAAGAAG GTAGACGAGCCCGGCATCTCCCAGCGGCTCCGCTTCACGTCCAGCAGGATCCCGCGGGAACCGCTGTTCGACATCGTCAACCTGAGGAAACACGGCTGGCAGACG GTTGGGAGGTGGGACGAGGCGCGCGGCTTGAGCATGCCGACTCGGAACGTGACGTTCATGGGGATGGCGGAGCCGGTCCCAGAGGACTACCGGACGGACCTGCGCAACAGAACACTGAAGGTCAGGTAA